A DNA window from Phyllostomus discolor isolate MPI-MPIP mPhyDis1 chromosome X, mPhyDis1.pri.v3, whole genome shotgun sequence contains the following coding sequences:
- the TMEM185A gene encoding transmembrane protein 185A isoform X2, with protein sequence MVIVGASIGTGVWARNPQYRAEGETCVEFKAMLIAVGIHLLLLMFEVLVCDRIERGSHFWLLVFMPLFFVSPVSVAACVWGFRHDRSLELEILCSVNILQFIFIALRLDKIIHWPWLVVCVPLWILMSFLCLVVLYYIVWSVLFLRSMDVIAEQRRTHITMALSWMTIVVPLLTFEILLVHKLDGHNAFSCIPIFVPLWLSLITLMATTFGQKGGNHWWFGIRKDFCQFLLEIFPFLREYGNISYDLHHEDNEETEEIPVPEPPKIAPLFRKKTRVVITQSPGKYILPPPKLNIEMPD encoded by the exons ATGGTCATTGTTGGAGCCTCCATTGGAACTGGAGTTTGGGCACGAAATCCCCAATATCG AGCAGAAGGAGAAACATGTGTAGAGTTTAAAGCCATGCTAATTGCAGTGGGTATCCACTTACTCCTGTTGATGTTTGAAGTGCTGGTCTGTGACAGGATCGAGCGAGGCAGTCATTTCTGGCTTCTGGTCTTCATGCCGTTGTTCTTTGTTTCCCCGGTGTCTGTTGCAGCTTGTGTTTGGGGCTTTCGACATGACAGGTCACTGGAG TTAGAAATCCTGTGTTCTGTCAACATTCTCCAGTTTATATTCATTGCCTTAAGACTGGACAAGATCATCCACTGGCCCTGGCTt gtTGTGTGTGTCCCACTGTGGATTCTCATGTCCTTTCTGTGCCTGGTGGTTCTCTATTATATTGTATGGTCTGTCCTGTTCCTGCGCTCCATGGATGTGATTGCAGAACAGCGAAGGACACACATAACAATGGCACTGAGCTGGATGACCATTGTCGTGCCCCTTCTTACTTTTGAG atACTGCTGGTTCACAAACTGGATGGCCATAATGCATTCTCCTGTATCCCAATATTTGTCCCCCTTTGGCTTTCCTTGATCACTCTGATGGCAACCACATTTGGACAGAAGGGAGGAAACCACT ggTGGTTTGGTATTCGCAAGGATTTCTGTCAGTTTCTCCTTGAAATCTTCCCATTTTTGAGAGAATATGGAAACATATCCTATGACCTCCATCATGAAGataatgaggaaacagaagaaatcCCAGTTCCAGAACCTCCTAAAATTGCTCCTCTGTTTCGAAAGAAGACCAGGGTAGTTATcacccagagccctgggaagtacatcctcccacctcccaaattaaatattgaaatgcCAGATTAG
- the TMEM185A gene encoding transmembrane protein 185A isoform X1, giving the protein MNLRGLFQDFNPSKFLIYACLLLFSVLLALRLDGIIQWSYWAVFAPIWLWKLMVIVGASIGTGVWARNPQYRAEGETCVEFKAMLIAVGIHLLLLMFEVLVCDRIERGSHFWLLVFMPLFFVSPVSVAACVWGFRHDRSLELEILCSVNILQFIFIALRLDKIIHWPWLVVCVPLWILMSFLCLVVLYYIVWSVLFLRSMDVIAEQRRTHITMALSWMTIVVPLLTFEILLVHKLDGHNAFSCIPIFVPLWLSLITLMATTFGQKGGNHWWFGIRKDFCQFLLEIFPFLREYGNISYDLHHEDNEETEEIPVPEPPKIAPLFRKKTRVVITQSPGKYILPPPKLNIEMPD; this is encoded by the exons TAAATTCCTCATCTATGCCTGTCTACTGCTATTCTCTGTGCTGCTGGCTCTTCGTCTGGATGGCATCATTCAGTGGAGTTACTGGGCTGTCTTTGCACCAATATGGCTGTGGAAGTTAATGGTCATTGTTGGAGCCTCCATTGGAACTGGAGTTTGGGCACGAAATCCCCAATATCG AGCAGAAGGAGAAACATGTGTAGAGTTTAAAGCCATGCTAATTGCAGTGGGTATCCACTTACTCCTGTTGATGTTTGAAGTGCTGGTCTGTGACAGGATCGAGCGAGGCAGTCATTTCTGGCTTCTGGTCTTCATGCCGTTGTTCTTTGTTTCCCCGGTGTCTGTTGCAGCTTGTGTTTGGGGCTTTCGACATGACAGGTCACTGGAG TTAGAAATCCTGTGTTCTGTCAACATTCTCCAGTTTATATTCATTGCCTTAAGACTGGACAAGATCATCCACTGGCCCTGGCTt gtTGTGTGTGTCCCACTGTGGATTCTCATGTCCTTTCTGTGCCTGGTGGTTCTCTATTATATTGTATGGTCTGTCCTGTTCCTGCGCTCCATGGATGTGATTGCAGAACAGCGAAGGACACACATAACAATGGCACTGAGCTGGATGACCATTGTCGTGCCCCTTCTTACTTTTGAG atACTGCTGGTTCACAAACTGGATGGCCATAATGCATTCTCCTGTATCCCAATATTTGTCCCCCTTTGGCTTTCCTTGATCACTCTGATGGCAACCACATTTGGACAGAAGGGAGGAAACCACT ggTGGTTTGGTATTCGCAAGGATTTCTGTCAGTTTCTCCTTGAAATCTTCCCATTTTTGAGAGAATATGGAAACATATCCTATGACCTCCATCATGAAGataatgaggaaacagaagaaatcCCAGTTCCAGAACCTCCTAAAATTGCTCCTCTGTTTCGAAAGAAGACCAGGGTAGTTATcacccagagccctgggaagtacatcctcccacctcccaaattaaatattgaaatgcCAGATTAG